Sequence from the Elusimicrobiota bacterium genome:
AATTCTTTGCGTTTGCGGAGGAAGAAGATATGAAGAAGAAGCTCATCTATGGTTATCAGCCGGAGCTGGCTTTGGCCGGAGCGGACTCGCCTCTGCCTCCCATCGAGACCTGGCCGAACCAGAACCGGGGCTACGAGATCCGCATCGAGCATCCGGAATTCACCTCGGTCTGCCCCAAGACCAAGCTGCCGGACTTCGGGACCTTGTGGCTGAGCTACGAGCCGGCGCGCCTGTGCATCGAACTGAAGTCCTTCAAGTATTACCTGCTGGGCTACCGCAGCATGGGCATCTTCTACGAGAACGCGGTCAACCGCATCCTCAAGGACATCGTCAAGGCCACCAAACCCGTCTGGGCGGAACTGGAAGGGTCTTTCACCACGCGCGGCGGCATGCGCTCGGTCATCGTGGCCCGCTACGGGACGCGGCGCATCGCGCATCGGCATTAAGAATCCGGGGACACAATACTTATCTCCGGAATTAAGTATTGTGCCTCTCGTAAGAACTCGGTGCCGAGGGTATCATGTGGCGCGTCGCGGCCCGGCTTGCTGAGCCCGTTGGGCTCGGCTCGTCTTGAAATCCCTTCTCGGGCCGCGCTGCTGCCCATGCCCGACCCGCCAGGTTGTGGATAGCCTGGATAACTTCCCATCTCGAATTGTAGGCCCGACTCGCCGGCGCCGCACCGCGCTTTTAGCGCGGGGCGCCTCATGCAA
This genomic interval carries:
- the queF gene encoding preQ(1) synthase, producing the protein MKKKLIYGYQPELALAGADSPLPPIETWPNQNRGYEIRIEHPEFTSVCPKTKLPDFGTLWLSYEPARLCIELKSFKYYLLGYRSMGIFYENAVNRILKDIVKATKPVWAELEGSFTTRGGMRSVIVARYGTRRIAHRH